A part of Haladaptatus caseinilyticus genomic DNA contains:
- a CDS encoding glycoside hydrolase family 97 catalytic domain-containing protein gives MTLEENGGERNDTVLNRRNFIGGVTSLLAAGAYTRSVPDAVTAHLTEGNDSDTQQIASPNGRVKVMIDVADGTPNYSLEFDGTTVISDSRLGFEFQNQPAFGVTSDESTSSAITVTGTESGTETERWDPIWDQYESVTAKYTYLRIGLAETSAPKRAANLEFRVFDDGLGFRFVFDDHFASNSENMVVTSENTQFNFGGDYDAWWITNELVNPRFEQEYQRTKLSEIEAGTRTIRPNDNTIRNGAHTPLTVKAGEDTYLSVHEADLTDYATMTLAPRSDGDGTEFAAELAPLPDGTKVSTQTPAVTPWRTIQVGTSPGDLVESSLIPLLNDELDDSVLPTTEGKPDTSWIVPRKYIGIWWTMIAGNAKWEYQSDAELEKAGTNPAAYIHGARTERMKRYMKFASENSIESVLVEGWNQGWDSYPGSGVAMDFDQSYPDFSLSTATDYGQSLSPSVEMTAHNETGGNLVNYEEQILNDDIFEYYEDHDIRSIKNGYVNDAGLGNQGDGGTATINHHCQIAINHHELVARKAAGNRQLLERHEADKPTGKRRTYPNLASTETIKAQEYDGFGALGSDVGRDHHVTLPFTRMLAGPASYQPGIFDITFNDDTGGQIQTTRAKQLAMYPTYNAGLQMLADRIEAYINPELAVGELLQAAAGDIDGFVTADNWRNAFGTNYVAVDPNRAPSGSAVSWTVTDVPTDDTYDLHLRYASAPEENAGRVVDAGEAQATLRVNDTTETITPSFTEYWDDWNVFTTQVELNEGTNTVAIELHYDDTGETFTGDVGGFNLNTVAVTEHCAAVPIPAEYVGYSPENENFETETEFEFLKAVPAGGWDDTNVLDAKIGNYTVTARRKGSEWFVGAMTGEDGQAVDVSLDFLSPASKNADGRNSAPNGPKYVAEIYSDGSDARYDVNPTDVRFDELLVTPRTTLRTSMAASGGQAIRLRPATGDEMTDLPAYKQPKQEYSSFETPDAVVSGQSMSVTITGTNSGSVVGGETLRVFVDGEEVSNVFVRLSPGESESTARFELPHLSAGNHEVRVGRSIDDALPAQTVQILPSMQLSSEWLFRKGDDVSWARRDYDDDKWEHVELPAKWEAHSGYTEAEVFGWYRKTITIPASWEEYDADILLPVGKIDDVDQTFFNGVQIGQLGTFPENGFETAWQETREYTVPSENVNYGGENVIAIRVYDDIGGGGLYAGPLGPVRPDYDGQ, from the coding sequence ATGACATTGGAAGAAAACGGCGGAGAGCGTAACGACACAGTACTAAATCGGCGAAACTTCATCGGAGGAGTGACATCGCTCCTCGCTGCTGGTGCGTACACACGGTCTGTTCCAGACGCGGTTACCGCGCATCTTACGGAAGGGAACGATTCAGATACACAGCAAATCGCATCTCCGAACGGACGAGTGAAAGTGATGATAGACGTCGCTGACGGCACACCGAACTACAGTCTTGAATTCGATGGCACGACTGTTATCTCCGATTCCAGACTCGGATTCGAGTTCCAGAATCAACCGGCCTTCGGCGTCACGTCGGATGAGAGCACAAGTTCAGCGATCACGGTGACGGGGACCGAGAGCGGAACCGAAACCGAACGCTGGGACCCGATTTGGGATCAGTACGAGTCCGTCACGGCAAAGTATACGTACCTACGTATTGGACTCGCCGAAACGAGCGCGCCGAAGCGCGCGGCGAACTTGGAGTTCCGCGTATTCGACGACGGACTTGGATTCCGGTTCGTGTTCGACGACCACTTCGCCAGCAATAGCGAGAATATGGTCGTCACGTCGGAGAACACCCAGTTCAACTTCGGTGGGGATTACGACGCGTGGTGGATAACGAACGAACTCGTCAACCCCCGGTTCGAACAGGAGTACCAACGGACCAAGCTCAGCGAAATCGAAGCCGGTACCAGAACCATCCGACCGAACGACAATACCATTCGGAACGGCGCACACACGCCGCTCACCGTGAAAGCCGGAGAGGACACGTATCTGAGCGTTCACGAGGCGGACCTCACGGATTACGCCACGATGACGCTTGCACCTCGGTCTGATGGCGACGGGACGGAGTTCGCGGCGGAACTCGCGCCGCTTCCCGATGGAACCAAGGTTTCGACCCAGACGCCGGCAGTGACTCCGTGGCGAACCATCCAAGTCGGAACGAGTCCTGGTGACCTTGTCGAATCGTCGCTGATTCCACTTCTCAACGACGAGTTAGACGACTCAGTCCTCCCGACGACCGAAGGAAAACCGGATACAAGTTGGATCGTCCCGCGAAAATACATTGGTATCTGGTGGACGATGATTGCCGGGAACGCCAAGTGGGAGTATCAGTCCGATGCCGAACTCGAAAAAGCAGGCACAAATCCGGCGGCGTACATCCACGGTGCCCGCACTGAGCGCATGAAACGCTACATGAAGTTCGCCAGCGAGAACAGTATCGAGAGCGTTCTCGTAGAGGGATGGAATCAGGGCTGGGACAGCTATCCCGGGTCCGGTGTTGCGATGGACTTCGACCAGTCGTATCCGGACTTCAGCCTCTCAACAGCCACCGATTACGGTCAGTCGCTCTCACCCAGCGTCGAGATGACCGCCCACAACGAGACCGGAGGAAACCTCGTCAACTACGAAGAACAGATCCTGAACGACGATATCTTCGAGTACTACGAAGACCACGACATTCGAAGCATCAAGAACGGCTACGTCAACGACGCCGGTTTGGGTAACCAAGGTGACGGCGGTACTGCCACGATCAACCACCACTGTCAAATCGCGATCAACCATCACGAACTGGTCGCGCGCAAGGCGGCGGGTAACCGGCAATTATTGGAACGCCACGAAGCGGACAAACCGACCGGCAAGCGACGAACCTATCCAAACCTCGCATCGACTGAGACAATAAAGGCACAGGAGTACGATGGTTTCGGCGCGCTCGGGTCGGACGTTGGCCGTGACCATCACGTCACGCTACCATTCACTCGGATGCTCGCTGGGCCGGCGAGCTATCAACCCGGTATTTTCGATATCACGTTCAACGACGACACCGGCGGCCAGATCCAGACGACACGGGCCAAACAGCTCGCGATGTACCCGACTTACAACGCCGGGCTACAGATGCTTGCCGACCGCATCGAAGCGTACATCAACCCGGAACTGGCAGTCGGTGAACTCCTCCAAGCGGCTGCGGGCGACATCGATGGATTCGTCACCGCCGACAATTGGCGGAACGCATTCGGCACCAATTACGTTGCCGTCGACCCGAATCGAGCGCCGTCCGGTTCCGCAGTTTCGTGGACCGTCACTGACGTTCCAACCGACGACACATACGATCTGCACCTTCGCTACGCCAGCGCGCCTGAGGAGAACGCGGGTCGTGTAGTCGATGCTGGTGAAGCACAAGCCACGCTCCGAGTGAACGATACGACGGAGACTATTACACCGTCGTTCACGGAATACTGGGACGACTGGAACGTGTTCACGACACAAGTCGAGTTAAATGAGGGAACGAACACTGTCGCAATCGAACTACACTACGACGATACCGGGGAGACATTCACTGGAGACGTCGGCGGGTTCAATCTCAATACAGTCGCCGTCACCGAGCACTGCGCGGCGGTCCCGATACCGGCCGAATATGTTGGATATTCACCCGAGAACGAGAATTTCGAGACCGAGACTGAGTTCGAGTTCTTGAAAGCAGTTCCCGCCGGTGGATGGGACGATACGAACGTTCTCGACGCCAAAATCGGAAACTACACCGTTACTGCCCGTCGAAAGGGCAGCGAGTGGTTCGTCGGCGCAATGACCGGCGAAGACGGACAGGCCGTCGATGTATCGCTCGATTTCCTCAGTCCCGCCTCCAAGAACGCGGATGGTCGTAACTCAGCACCAAACGGCCCCAAATACGTCGCCGAGATTTACTCCGATGGGAGCGATGCTCGCTACGACGTGAATCCGACGGATGTTCGGTTCGACGAACTTCTCGTTACGCCACGAACGACGCTCCGAACCTCGATGGCCGCAAGTGGTGGGCAGGCAATTCGACTGCGTCCTGCTACCGGCGATGAAATGACCGACCTCCCCGCCTACAAACAACCTAAACAGGAATATTCGTCGTTCGAAACACCGGATGCTGTCGTCTCCGGGCAATCGATGAGCGTGACGATTACCGGAACGAACTCCGGTTCGGTTGTCGGCGGGGAAACCCTCCGTGTCTTCGTCGATGGCGAGGAGGTCTCCAACGTGTTCGTCCGCTTGTCGCCCGGCGAAAGTGAAAGTACCGCGCGATTCGAGCTTCCCCATCTCTCAGCGGGCAACCACGAAGTTCGAGTTGGACGCTCGATAGACGACGCCCTTCCTGCACAGACGGTACAGATATTGCCGTCGATGCAACTCTCCTCGGAGTGGCTGTTCCGGAAAGGTGACGACGTGTCTTGGGCTCGTCGTGACTACGACGACGATAAGTGGGAGCATGTCGAGCTACCCGCAAAATGGGAGGCCCACTCCGGATATACGGAAGCCGAGGTGTTCGGATGGTACCGGAAGACCATCACTATCCCAGCGTCTTGGGAGGAGTACGACGCGGATATCCTCCTGCCGGTTGGCAAAATCGACGACGTCGACCAGACGTTCTTCAACGGGGTACAAATCGGTCAACTCGGGACCTTTCCCGAGAACGGCTTCGAGACCGCATGGCAAGAAACGAGAGAGTATACGGTGCCATCCGAGAACGTCAATTACGGCGGAGAAAACGTCATCGCAATCAGGGTCTACGACGATATCGGTGGGGGCGGCCTGTATGCGGGTCCGCTCGGACCGGTTCGTCCTGACTACGACGGTCAGTAA
- a CDS encoding MOSC domain-containing protein gives MGHVTDLFIAAAGSEPMQSVMEVQAVANKGLQHDRYFNGTGYYSPYDVCQVTVIAGEAIDEINQKFELDLTAGEHRRNIVTEGIDVHDLLKHRFRIGGVVLEGTRPRPPCAHVEQINEQDGVARALKKGRGGICADVIESGRISVGDSITNIEPLDTTGSIIDRLRSKTQ, from the coding sequence ATGGGCCACGTTACCGATCTCTTCATCGCAGCGGCCGGGTCCGAACCGATGCAGTCGGTCATGGAGGTACAAGCCGTCGCCAACAAGGGACTCCAGCATGACCGCTATTTCAACGGAACTGGCTACTACTCGCCGTACGATGTCTGTCAGGTGACGGTGATCGCTGGAGAGGCAATCGACGAGATCAATCAGAAATTTGAGCTCGATTTGACGGCCGGTGAGCACCGACGAAATATTGTCACGGAAGGAATCGATGTACACGACCTCCTGAAACATCGATTTAGAATCGGCGGTGTGGTATTAGAAGGCACACGACCACGTCCACCCTGTGCCCACGTCGAGCAGATCAACGAACAGGACGGCGTTGCCAGAGCACTCAAAAAGGGTCGCGGGGGTATCTGTGCAGATGTCATCGAATCCGGGCGAATCAGTGTCGGGGATTCTATCACCAATATCGAGCCACTTGATACGACTGGCAGTATTATCGATCGATTACGTTCGAAAACTCAATGA
- a CDS encoding amidase, which produces MSASQFELLEATIDDIHQAYEVSDLDSRELVDSYLERIEAYDGNGPKIRSIITVNPSARERAKTLDQEFQESGTFVGPLHGIPVVVKDQIETKGITTTFGSIAFENYVPDQNATIIDRLEDAGAIILAKTNLPDWATSWFAFSSVLGRTKNPYALDRDPGGSSSGTGAAVAANFASVGIGEDTGGSIRLPASFTNLFGLRVTPGLISRTGLSPLVISQDTAGPMTRTVKDTAILLDVLVGYDSTDPYTVTNELTHVDGTYVEQLSKDGLRDARIGILRDKFGNESDSESVNRLVEDTIELMSDAGADIVDPVRIADIDEYVEETSLYLVQSKRDINEFLSDRADTPVESVDEIYEQEKYHELLDLLEGIADGPMDPEDDPSYWRKIVLQDTFQRILLNVFAEHRLDAVLCPDVQVVPPKADEVRSGVLDTLTFPTNTVIASQAGCCAMSVPTGLTDEGLPVGAELIGKPYDEATVLNLAYAYEQIADPRVVPNTTPALKSEE; this is translated from the coding sequence ATGTCAGCATCACAATTTGAACTTCTGGAAGCGACTATCGACGACATTCATCAAGCCTACGAAGTGAGCGATCTCGATAGTCGCGAACTAGTCGATAGCTATCTCGAACGCATCGAGGCTTACGATGGAAATGGACCGAAAATTCGGTCGATAATCACCGTCAATCCTTCTGCCCGAGAGCGGGCGAAGACACTCGATCAGGAATTCCAGGAATCAGGGACCTTCGTTGGTCCACTTCACGGTATTCCAGTTGTCGTAAAGGACCAAATCGAGACGAAGGGTATTACCACGACCTTCGGCTCTATCGCGTTCGAGAACTACGTTCCCGATCAAAACGCGACGATCATCGATCGACTCGAAGACGCAGGTGCGATCATCCTTGCAAAAACAAACCTCCCTGATTGGGCGACCTCTTGGTTCGCGTTCTCGTCGGTACTTGGACGAACCAAAAATCCATATGCGCTCGACCGTGACCCGGGTGGGTCGAGCAGCGGAACCGGCGCTGCGGTCGCCGCTAATTTCGCTTCAGTCGGTATCGGGGAAGACACAGGAGGTTCGATCCGCTTGCCAGCGTCGTTTACGAATCTCTTTGGACTCCGAGTCACACCGGGACTCATCAGTCGAACGGGTTTGTCACCGCTCGTTATCTCACAGGACACGGCTGGGCCGATGACCAGAACGGTAAAAGATACCGCGATACTGCTCGATGTGCTCGTCGGATACGATTCGACCGACCCGTACACCGTAACGAACGAACTGACACACGTCGATGGAACGTACGTCGAGCAACTCTCGAAAGATGGTCTTCGAGATGCTCGAATCGGGATTCTCCGTGACAAATTTGGCAACGAGTCGGATTCCGAATCGGTCAACCGACTCGTTGAAGATACAATCGAACTGATGAGTGATGCCGGAGCAGATATCGTAGATCCAGTTCGGATCGCTGATATCGATGAATACGTCGAAGAAACCTCCTTGTATCTCGTTCAATCGAAACGAGATATCAACGAGTTCCTCTCCGACCGAGCGGATACGCCAGTCGAATCAGTCGATGAAATCTATGAACAGGAAAAGTACCACGAACTCCTCGATCTTCTTGAAGGTATTGCGGATGGCCCTATGGATCCAGAAGACGATCCATCGTATTGGCGAAAGATCGTTCTTCAGGATACCTTCCAACGAATTCTCCTCAACGTGTTCGCCGAACACCGACTCGACGCAGTCCTGTGTCCGGACGTGCAGGTAGTCCCACCGAAAGCGGACGAAGTGCGCTCCGGCGTGCTCGATACGCTCACATTTCCGACGAATACTGTCATCGCGTCACAGGCTGGATGCTGCGCGATGTCGGTACCTACGGGGCTAACCGATGAGGGGCTTCCCGTTGGCGCCGAACTCATCGGAAAACCATACGATGAAGCAACAGTGTTGAACCTAGCGTATGCCTACGAACAAATAGCGGATCCTCGTGTTGTCCCGAATACGACTCCGGCACTCAAATCGGAAGAATAA
- a CDS encoding TIGR00341 family protein produces the protein MRLVQVLIPRGDRADVLTALDEEGIDYAVFEETGRGDFEALVSFPVPDSGVEPVLDSLYAAGIKENSYTIVMPTETVVSERIKSLTDRYQGHRISRDELRARAEDLAPAASTFFTFLVVSTLIATTGLLLDSAATIIGAMVIAPLMGPAISASVGAVLADSDMTSRGVRLQVAGLIAAIVTAAILGLVLKETVFLPPVDIRTIPQVLERTSPNFLSLFLALGSGVAGAVSIIRGAGSSLVGVAIAVALIPPAATAGLGVAWGHPGVILTAGVLVLVNLLAINLSALILLWLAGYRPEKGEHADQARQAVRVRIATVVFGLVLLSVVLGAVTWASFEVGTVETGASAEVEEMFDDGQFGRLEFEEATVDYDIDDVLLDNPAEVTVIVTHGPNDSLPPDLAQRIDKRLSKTTGAKVAVHVEFIRGQHST, from the coding sequence ATGCGTCTTGTCCAGGTGCTAATCCCAAGAGGGGATCGAGCAGACGTCCTAACAGCGCTCGATGAAGAAGGAATCGATTATGCCGTCTTTGAGGAGACCGGTCGTGGTGATTTCGAGGCGCTCGTCTCCTTCCCTGTTCCTGATTCCGGTGTTGAACCGGTGCTCGATAGCCTCTATGCGGCAGGCATCAAGGAAAATTCCTATACAATCGTCATGCCGACGGAGACGGTCGTTTCCGAACGGATCAAGTCACTCACAGATCGGTATCAGGGACACCGTATCTCACGTGACGAGCTTCGAGCACGTGCCGAGGACCTCGCACCTGCAGCCTCGACATTCTTCACCTTCCTCGTGGTGAGCACCCTTATCGCGACAACTGGGTTACTACTCGATTCAGCAGCAACCATTATCGGTGCGATGGTTATCGCACCACTCATGGGACCTGCTATATCGGCCAGTGTTGGGGCTGTTCTCGCAGATTCAGACATGACATCACGAGGAGTACGGCTGCAGGTAGCCGGTCTGATTGCCGCAATCGTGACGGCTGCCATCCTCGGATTAGTGTTGAAAGAGACGGTCTTTTTACCACCGGTCGATATTCGAACGATTCCACAGGTTCTCGAACGAACCTCACCGAATTTCCTCTCACTCTTTCTAGCACTCGGATCGGGTGTCGCCGGTGCCGTGAGCATTATTCGGGGTGCTGGATCGTCGCTCGTTGGCGTCGCAATTGCAGTGGCACTCATCCCACCCGCTGCTACCGCTGGACTCGGTGTCGCGTGGGGACATCCCGGCGTCATTCTCACTGCCGGCGTCCTGGTGTTGGTGAACCTGCTCGCCATCAACCTCTCGGCACTCATTTTATTATGGCTTGCAGGGTACCGCCCCGAGAAAGGAGAGCATGCAGACCAGGCTCGTCAGGCAGTCCGTGTCCGGATCGCGACCGTCGTGTTCGGCCTCGTTCTGCTGTCGGTCGTTCTCGGAGCTGTCACTTGGGCATCATTCGAAGTTGGTACTGTAGAAACCGGTGCAAGCGCGGAGGTTGAGGAGATGTTCGACGACGGCCAGTTCGGAAGATTGGAGTTTGAAGAGGCCACCGTCGACTACGATATCGATGACGTTCTCCTCGATAACCCCGCCGAAGTAACTGTTATCGTGACTCATGGGCCGAACGACTCGTTGCCACCCGACCTCGCACAGCGAATCGATAAGCGACTATCCAAAACGACCGGTGCAAAGGTCGCCGTGCACGTCGAGTTCATACGAGGACAGCACTCAACCTAA